A single region of the Insulibacter thermoxylanivorax genome encodes:
- a CDS encoding KOW domain-containing RNA-binding protein: MGDSRLPHPGQFVQVLQGRDKGKYAVIVEVIDNKFVKIADGDKRKFDNPKKKNLLHLRLFNETSSEVADSLRETGRVTNGKLRFALSKFIEKVEMQNNTVQDQKGD; this comes from the coding sequence GTGGGTGACTCGAGGTTGCCGCATCCGGGACAGTTCGTCCAGGTGCTGCAAGGCAGAGACAAGGGTAAGTATGCGGTGATAGTTGAAGTAATCGACAACAAGTTTGTCAAAATTGCCGATGGTGATAAGCGCAAGTTTGACAATCCTAAGAAGAAGAACCTCCTGCATCTTCGTTTGTTCAACGAGACGAGCAGCGAGGTTGCAGACAGCCTGCGGGAAACCGGCCGTGTAACGAATGGTAAATTGCGTTTTGCTCTCAGCAAGTTCATCGAGAAGGTCGAGATGCAAAAC